One Cicer arietinum cultivar CDC Frontier isolate Library 1 chromosome 8, Cicar.CDCFrontier_v2.0, whole genome shotgun sequence DNA segment encodes these proteins:
- the LOC101504986 gene encoding transcription initiation factor TFIID subunit 1 isoform X1 → MGYDSDSPSQDGRDEDDEEEYEESDKGSCFLGFMFGNVDNSGDLDVDYLDEDAKEHLSALADKLGPSLTDIDLSGKSPQTPRGVVEQDCGEKAEDAVDYEDIDEEYDGPETETANEEDYLLPKKDFFAAEASLEVLACKTSVFDDENYDEESENEEDFVNNDAKVNNISLAVEQEESFVDASKGESAFEDDLQVGSPQTEELDIDGQKPEGGPDVLKRSMATPLPVLYVEDGKAVLRFSEIFGIQEPHRKGEKKERRNSIPRDRFKSLDLSDDIVEEDEEEFLKSFSQSLTLTKQVSVVHTDVSENNNVDLEFPKFGFLHADASLTAKDDRQPKDSCLSGEPMKEDFAEDFSWKDHPLMLANFYPLDQRDWENEILWGNSPVTSDNNVESCEISGPEMRASGGGDLEIESGIQNFQSVPQKILEEKDRNVFTCCSPVSLDPFDSRDSNGAKTNSISQSLFHPQLLRLEVDGSHLADGRGADISEMHNQSGQVKRLTKVMSQNRDLMDDSWIDKIMWGEHDQPKMKSKLIFDLQDNQMHFEVLDSKDGTHLRLHAGAMILTRSLKSISVDSSELSGQGGQYGWRYVANDKHYSNRKTSQQLKSNSKKRSAHGVKIFHSQPALKLQTMKLKLSNKDIANFHRPKAIWYPHDNEVAVKEQGKLPTHGSMKIIMKSLGGKGCKLHVDAEETLSSVKVKASKKLDFKASETVKIFYLGRELEDQNSLVAQNVQPNSLLHLVRTKIQLWPRAQRVPGENKSLRPPGAFKKKSDMSVKDGHVFLMEYCEERPLLLSNVGMGARLCTYYQKSSPDDQSGSLLRNTNSSVGHVISLDPADKSPFLGDLKPGCSQSSLETNMYRAPIFTHKVPSTDYLLVRSSKGKLSLRRIDKINVVGQQEPLMEVFSPGSKNLQTFLMNRILVHMCREFQAAEKRHLSPYIRIDDFLSQFPYLSEASFRKRIKEYANLQRGANGQSIFVKKRNFRMWSEDELRKMVTPELVCGYESMQAGLYRLKHLGITETHPNNISSAMSRLPDEAIALAAASHIERELQITPWNLSSNFVSCTSQGKENIERMEITGVGDPSGRGLGFSYARAPPKAPVSSAMVKKKAAAGRGGSTVTGTDADLRRLSMEAAREVLLKFNVPEEVIAKQTRWHRIAMIRKLSSEQAASGVKVDPTTIGKYARGQRMSFLQLQQQTREKCQEIWDRQVQSLSALNGDDNESDSEGNSDLDSFAGDLENLLDAEEFEEGEEATNDLKRDKGDGVKGLKMRRRTTLAQATEEMEDEVAEAAELCRLLMDDDEADKKKKKKARVMVDARRLIPKLQSKFIFDNTEPVKQITNVLQLDGTNHFKEDATTDHREEENFSAKKSKSVKVNKAKKNEISPISLPNKKIKLNMGEGRKNQVFKEKKPSRETFVCGACGQLGHMRTNKNCPKYGEDLEAQLESTDMEKSIGKSSFVDPSSQSQHKLTSKKPISKITTKVAPVDNSTKIPLKFKCSSTEKSSDRPAIETLQSADKPVTSDSETAKSAKINKIIIPNKGKSDDTQAESLKHAIVIRPPTDSGRGQVDSHKFPIKIRPPAEIDREQSHKKIIIKRTKDVADLELDSPGGNTGLEHRKTKRIVELANFEKHRKQEMMYSSESLVKWNAKEDRRWWEEQEKRRNEVRLREDKARRYHKEEMRILKEQERVDELKRYEEDIRREREEEERQKAKKKKKKKKPDLRDEYLDDPRERRYGKRMLERERSAKRRSIESGKISGDFMPPTKRRRGGGGEVGLANILESIVDAIVKDRHDLSFLFVKPVSKKEAPDYLDIIERPMDLSRIRERVRNMEYKSREDFRHDVWQITYNAHKYNDGRNPGIPPLADMLLEYCDYLLNENDDSLTAAEAGIEMKDF, encoded by the exons ATGGGATATGATTCGGATAGCCCCTCACAAGATGGGAGGGATGAAG ATGACGAAGAAGAATACGAGGAGTCTGACAAGGGTAGTTGTTTTCTTGGGTTCATGTTTGGAAATGTCGATAACTCTGGTGATCTTGATGTTGATTATCTTGATGAG GATGCAAAGGAGCATCTTTCTGCATTGGCTGACAAGCTGGGTCCATCACTGACAGATATAGAT TTGTCAGGAAAATCACCACAAACACCACGTGGCGTTGTTGAACAAG ACTGTGGTGAAAAGGCTGAAGATGCAGTTGATTACGAAGATATTGATGAAGAGTACGATGGTCCTGAGACTGAAACTGCCAATGAGGAGGACTATTTGTTGCCAAAAAAGGATTTTTTCGCTGCCGAAGCCTCTCTTGAAGTGTTGGCGTGCAAAACTTCTGTCTTTGATGATGAAAATTACGACGAAGAATCTGAAAATGAAGAAGACTTCGTGAATAATGATGCTAAAGTCAATAACATCTCTTTAGCTG TAGAGCAGGAAGAGAGCTTTGTAGATGCATCTAAAGGAGAGAGTGCTTTTGAGGATGATTTACAAGTTGGCTCACCGCAGACTGAAGAATTGGACATTGATGGTCAAAAACCCGAG GGAGGACCTGATGTTTTGAAAAGGTCTATGGCTACACCGTTGCCTGTATTGTATGTGGAAGATGGAAAGGCAGTTTTACGCTTCTCCGAAATCTTTGGTATTCAGGAACCTCATCGAAAGGGAGAAAAGAAAGAGCGT CGTAATTCCATTCCCAGAG ATAGATTCAAGTCTTTGGATTTATCTGATGATATTGTAGAAGAGGATGAAGAGGAGTTTCTTAAAAGCTTCTCTCAGAGTCTCACACTTACGAAACAGGTTTCTGTAGTACATACTGACGTATCAGAAAACAATAATGTTGACTTGGAATTTCCAAAATTTGGATTTCTTCACGCGGATGCCTCACTTACTGCGAAAGATGATCGGCAACCAAAGGACTCTTGTCTTAGTGGCGAACCAATGAAAGAGGATTTTGCAGAAGATTTTTCCTGGAAAGATCATCCCCTCATGCTAGCCAATTTCTATCCTCTTGATCAGCGAGACTGGGAAAATGAAATCCTTTGGGGCAATTCTCCTGTTACAAGTGACAATAATGTTGAGAGCTGTGAAATTTCTGGACCTGAAATGAGAGCTTCTGGTGGTGGTGACCTAGAAATTGAAAGTGGGATACAGAACTTTCAATCAGTGCCCCAGAAGATACTGGAGGAGAAAGATCGAAATGTATTCACGTGCTGCTCTCCTGTTTCACTGGATCCCTTTGACTCAAGAGATTCAAATGGTGCTAAAACCAATTCAATATCCCAAAGTCTATTTCATCCCCAACTTTTGAGGCTAGAAGTGGACGGTTCTCATCTTGCAGATGGAAGAGGAGCGGATATATCTGAGATGCATAATCAAAGTGGTCAAGTAAAGCGTTTGACCAAGGTTATGTCACAAAACAGAGATCTCATGGATGACTCGTGGATAGACAAGATAATGTGGGGCGAGCATGACCAGCCTAAGATGAAATCAAAGCTTATTTTTGATCTTCAGGATAATCAAATGCACTTTGAAGTTTTGGATAGCAAGGATGGCACTCATCTTCGCCTTCATGCTGGGGCTATGATTTTAACTCGCTCTTTGAAATCAATTAGCGTGGACTCTTCTGAGCTATCGGGACAGGGAGGTCAGTATGGATGGAGATACGTTGCTAATGACAAACACTATTCAAACCGGAAAACTTCTCAGCAACTGAAATCAAACTCGAAAAAACGCTCAGCTCATGGTGTCAAAATTTTTCACTCGCAACCTGCACTGAAGCTGCAGACCATGAAATTGAAGTTGAGCAA TAAAGATATTGCAAATTTTCACCGGCCTAAAGCAATATGGTATCCCCATGACAATGAGGTGGCTGTTAAAGAACAAGGAAAATTACCAACACACGGGTCCATGAAAATTATTATGAAAAGCTTGGGTGGCAAGGGGTGTAAACTGCATGTTGATGCTGAAGAAACTCTCTCTTCTGTTAAAGTAAAAGCTTCTAAAAAGCTAG ATTTCAAGGCATCAGAAAcagtgaaaatattttatttaggtAGGGAGCTTGAAGATCAAAATTCACTCGTTGCACAAAATGTTCAGCCAAACTCCTTGTTACATCTTGTTCGTACAAAGATACAGTTGTGGCCTAGAGCACAAAGGGTTCCTGGTGAGAACAAGTCCTTGCGTCCTCCGGGAGCATTCAAGAAAAAATCTGATATGTCTGTAAAAGACGGACATGTTTTTCTTATGGA GTATTGTGAAGAAAGGCCTTTACTTTTGAGTAATGTTGGAATGGGAGCAAGACTGTGTACATATTATCAAAAGAGTTCGCCAGATGACCAATCTGGTTCCTTATTACGCAACACAAATAGTAGCGTGGGGCATGTTATTTCTCTGGACCCTGCTGATAAATCTCCTTTTCTTGGGGATTTAAAACCTGGTTGCAGTCAGTCATCACTTGAGACAAATATGTATAGAGCACCCATATTTACTCATAAAGTTCCATCAACTGACTACCTGCTGGTTCGTTCTTCAAAGGGAAAGCTATCATTAAGGCGcattgataaaattaatgttgTTGGACAGCAG GAACCTCTCATGGAGGTGTTTTCACCTGGAAGTAAAAATCTTCAGACTTTCTTGATGAACAGGATATTGGTACACATGTGCCGTGAATTCCAAGCAGCAGAGAAGCGACACTTGTCTCCATACATTCGCATTGACGATTTTCTTTCGCAGTTTCCTTACCTATCAGAAGCCTCATTCCGTAAGAGGATCAAAGAATATGCCAATTTACAG AGGGGTGCAAATGGACagtcaatttttgttaaaaagcgAAATTTCCGCATGTGGTCGGAAGATGAATTGAGAAAAATGGTGACACCAGAGCTT GTTTGTGGCTATGAAAGTATGCAAGCTGGCCTCTACCGCTTAAAACATTTAGGAATAACTGAAACACATCCTAATAATATTTCATCTGCAATGAGTCGTCTTCCTGATGAAGCAATAGCGCTGGCTGCTGCGTCACACATTGAGAGGGAACTGCAAATTACTCCTTGGAACTTGAGTAGCAATTTTGTGTCCTGTACAAGCCAG GGTAAGGAAAATATTGAACGGATGGAAATTACTGGTGTTGGTGATCCATCAGGTCGCGGCTTGGGTTTTAGCTATGCTCGGGCACCTCCAAAGGCACCAGTGTCTAGTGCAATGGTGAAGAAAAAAGCGGCTGCTGGCCGGGGAGGTTCAACTGTTACTGGTACAGATGCTGATCTACGTAGATTAAGCATGGAGGCTGCACGAGAG GTACTTCTTAAGTTCAATGTTCCTGAGGAAGTCATTGCAAAGCAAACCAGATGGCATCGCATTGCTATGATACGCAAACTTTCAAGTGAGCAAGCTGCGTCTGGGGTTAAGGTTGATCCAACGACAATAGGAAAATATGCTCGTGGCCAACGAATGTCCTTTCTTCAGTTACAGCAGCAGACCAGAGAGAAGTGTCAAGAGATTTGGGATCGACAAGTTCAGAGTTTGTCAGCTTTAAATGGTGATGATAATGAGAGTGATTCAGAAGGGAATAGTGATCTAGATTCTTTTGCTGGAGATCTGGAGAATTTGCTTGATGCTGAGGAATTTGAAGAGGGAGAAGAAGCTACTAATGACTTAAAACGTGATAAGGGAGATGGTGTTAAGGGTCTTAAAATGAGAAGACGAACAACCTTGGCCCAGGCAACAGAGGAAATGGAAGATGAAGTAGCCGAGGCCGCTGAATTGTGCAGGTTGCTTATGGATG ATGATGAAGCTgacaagaagaaaaagaagaaagccAGGGTTATGGTGGATGCAAGACGATTGATACCAAAATTGCAATCAAAATTTATCTTTGACAACACTGAACCAGTAAAGCAAATAACAAATGTATTGCAACTTGATGGAACTAATCATTTTAAGGAGGATGCAACTACAGATCACAGGGAG GAGGAAAACTTTTCTGCTAAAAAAAGCAAATCAGTGAAGGTCAATAAAGCAAAGAAGAATGAGATTTCACCTATTAGTCtacctaataaaaaaattaaattaaatatgggAGAAGGAAGAAAG AACCAGGTATTTAAGGAGAAAAAACCATCAAGGGAAACTTTCGTTTGTGGAGCATGTGGCCAG CTTGGGCACATGCGTACGAACAAGAACTGTCCGAAATATGGTGAAGATCTAGAGGCACAACTTGAATCTACAGACATGGAAAAATCAATTGGAAAATCCAGCTTTGTTGATCCCTCTAGCCAGTCCCAGCATAAACTCACCTCCAAAAAGCCGATATCAAAAATCACAACAAAAGTTGCTCCAGTTGATAATTCAACAAAAATTCCATTGAAGTTCAAATGCAGTTCCACAGAGAAATCTTCTGATAGACCTGCAATAGAAACGCTACAGAGTGCTGACAAACCAGTCACTTCTGACTCAGAAACTGCTAAGTCTGCCAAGAttaataagataattattcCTAACAAGGGGAAATCAGATGATACGCAGGCTGAATCTCTTAAGCATGCTATTGTTATACGCCCTCCTACTGATTCAGGTAGAGGTCAGGTTGATTCTCATAAGTTCCCAATTAAAATCCGCCCGCCTGCAGAAATTGATAGGGAGCAAAGTCACAAAAAGATAATTATAAAACGTACAAAGGATGTTGCTGATCTGGAGCTTGACAGTCCTGGTGGAAACACTGGACTTGAACACAGAAAAACTAAAAGAATTGTGGAATTGGCGAATTTTGAGAAGCACAGAAAGCAGGAGATGATGTATTCAAGTGAGAGTTTGGTAAAATGGAATGCTAAAGAAGATAGAAGATGGTGGGAAGAGCAAGAGAAACGAAGAAATGAAGTGAGACTCAGAGAAGACAAAGCAAGGAGGTATCACAAAGAAGAAATGAGGATTCTCAAGGAACAAGAAAGAGTAGATGAGTTAAAAAGATATGAAGAAGATATTAGAAGAGAGAGGGAAGAAGAAGAGCGGCAAAAAgctaagaagaaaaagaaaaagaaaaagcctGATTTAAGAGATGAATATTTAGATGATCCTAGGGAAAGAAGATATGGTAAGAGGATGCTAGAAAGAGAACGAAGTGCAAAAAGGAGATCCATTGAGTCAGGAAAGATTAGTGGAGATTTTATGCCGCCAACTAAACGTCGAAGAGGGGGAGGAGGAGAG GTTGGTTTGGCAAATATCTTGGAGAGCATTGTGGACGCCATTGTGAAAGATAGGCACGATCTGTCTTTTCTATTTGTGAAACCAGTGTCCAAGAAAGAAGCTCCGGACTACCTGGATATCATAGAGAGACCTATGGATCTTTCCAGAATCCGGGAGAGGGTTCGAAATATGGAGTACAAAAGCCGCGAAGATTTCAGACATGATGTCTGGCAGATTACTTATAATGCCCATAAATATAACGATGGGCGAAATCCTGGGATTCCTCCCCTTGCAGATATGCTTTTGGAATATTGTGATTATTTGTTGAATGAGAATGATGATAGTCTCACTGCTGCTGAAGCTGGTATTGAAATGAAAGATTTTTAA